One Paracidovorax avenae ATCC 19860 genomic region harbors:
- a CDS encoding phosphoribosyl-ATP diphosphatase, with product MNHDSLSPGSAPAVHSGDALARLAAVIESRKPANGGDADKSYVARLLHKGPDAFLKKIGEEATEVVMAAKDVDHGADASKLVYEVADLWFHSMIALAHYGLAPADVVAELERREGTSGIEEKALRKSLQRAADESQP from the coding sequence ATGAACCACGATTCCCTTTCGCCCGGGTCCGCGCCGGCCGTGCATTCCGGCGATGCGCTCGCCCGGCTTGCCGCCGTGATCGAAAGCCGCAAGCCCGCCAACGGCGGCGACGCCGACAAGAGCTACGTCGCGCGCCTGCTGCACAAGGGCCCGGACGCCTTCCTCAAGAAGATCGGCGAAGAGGCCACCGAGGTGGTCATGGCCGCCAAGGACGTGGACCACGGCGCGGACGCCTCCAAGCTCGTCTACGAGGTGGCCGACCTCTGGTTCCACTCCATGATCGCCCTGGCGCACTACGGCCTGGCGCCCGCCGACGTGGTGGCCGAGCTGGAGCGCCGCGAAGGCACCAGCGGCATCGAGGAAAAGGCGCTGCGCAAGTCGCTGCAGCGCGCCGCCGACGAATCCCAACCCTGA